The sequence below is a genomic window from Mytilus edulis chromosome 2, xbMytEdul2.2, whole genome shotgun sequence.
AAGTTCTGAATCTTTTATATAATTGTTGCTGTTTTCCCTAAGATTCGTCTCTTGAGAAATTCGTGTTGTATTTTGAACTTTTGTCGTTCctacttaattttattttttgaaaaactttCTTCTTGTATGATCAGGGCCAAACCTTGGCTATGTATACATCTACAATATTTAGTGAAAAAAAGGTTTTCACAAAATAGCGAGGCATGCTTTGCTTGAATGAGGGGAGACTTTATTTCTGTCGAATTATATAATTAATAGATATAAGACGAAGATGTATTATCTATATCATGCGTTATTGGAAGAAAATATCTACCTAGCTGCtgctctttttttatttatagtgtCTTCGGTTATTTAAGCCTAGCAGCAGCAATACAATTCAGATATATGGTATTATTTCGGCCCTACACAGGCAAAAGAGGGGAGAACATCTCCCTCTGAAAAACATAACGtacatgttcacactatacggacttcatatacaggagcatttacatgtgacgtcacttttgtgcCGTTGATACATTCGTGTGACACACTGttcgtaattaaaaaaaatctaatgtaTATTAATATTTACACCTTTCAAACAATATGTGATTCCTCAACTCGTCGTTTTTATCAAACTGACAAAAATTATCTAATAAAGATGCAATTAATATGTATACAGGCAATCAAAATAAATtttcgataaataaaaaaaaagataaaatggaAGAAGTTTAAGAAACTGGATAATCTTCGACGAAAATAACCAGTAGCAGTACATTTTAAAACCAACAATTACTACAGTTTCTTATAATTTTTAACGGAAGTATAGATAAATTCATATAGTGCAACGAATGTAAAGTCTCCAAAGTGTGATTCTGTCACAGTTTGTTATTAAGTTTTCTtgcttttgtattttttctaaaaaaaaaattttggtaaGTCTTACCGTCTTCTTTCTCTAATATCTTCATGTGTATGTCCTTCTTTGGGAGACAAAGTACAATTGTAACCAAAGCCCCACAAAGTATGGCAGTTTTCATTATTACTCAgaatcttaaaaaaaagaaaatattgatcACGATTAGTATGAATAATATATTAAGAATGtagtttattcattttttatttaaattatcgTTTCATATTCTTTTCTATTCCAACGATTAATCATATTGAACAACAatgattgaataattttttttcaaaacattcttTGAAGGTTTTAACGATATCAAGATAGTTGCCTAAAGTGTGGTTATATTCTTAATGTTGTTACCTTGTGTTTGAAGTGCAGCAGAATAAATGCGTTTATGTTTGCAACGTAAACATATTTAACGGATGGACACGCTATGATTTTGATTGACCTTTGTCAATTGACTTTGTGGATTGATATAATTGGATAGTCATCTTTTGCTGGTTAAAGGGATATTAGTTAcgatttagataaaaaaaataaaaatactattcATTCGTTTCAACTTTCGAGTTttaataaagaagttaaaatgGACCAACTTAGTCCAAGTAAGCTCAAAAACATTGCTGAGATAATTCGACCTCATATGAATCAGCATTCATGTAAGCGTAggtttatttttttaaccaatgacatgaaatataacaGACATATAAAAATAATCGAAATACACGTGTTCTTTATCTTTGTATTATGTTTATAAAGTTTATCTGACCGTAAGCTGTCTTCGGAGGTCATCTCGATGGTTAATAAAATGACATccagactaaaatacacacgaaacgctGATATACATTATCGAGTCAATGCATTGTTAATTGTTAGTTTagacttttttataatttgtttactaCTGATttgaatacatttatttataaatactatCTACTTTTACTCCTTTGATCGTTCAATCAATTTTGATTTAAGCACTCTAAATTAAGTTTTCCTCATCCAAATTAAACTCACACACAAtgctaaaaacaaacaaaaacagagtTCGAAGTAGAGCTGTGAGTCACCTACCTTTTATAATTATAGAGTTGTGGCCAGTTATTACTTGGAATATTACAATTGTTTGCTTTCCGTAATCTATCGTATGTTTTCCTCATGCACAAAGTTTTAAATCAAAAACTCGAATCAAAATTTCGAATTTTGGCATTGAGTCACTAACTGTTCTatagtttttgtcctttataactttaaaaaattgtatatttttcgtTTCCGCACTAAAAGAAGTCTTTAAAAGTAGCAGTGACATCTCAATGCGCTCGAAAAGTATTTTTACGTATTATAAGCAAGTTAAGTAGGCACTTTCACcttttatttgatcatttcatTGAATAGTCCCTGTTAGGGTCTGTCGTTTAGAAGCCGCAATTTTGTGCATTATACGCAGTATTGGCGTTTATTTGTCAGATGGACTTCACTTTTTTCATACTGGATACTTGTATATTCTGTTTAAAGCTTCGGTCTTCTTCACTTGTTGGAAGATTTCGTAGAAATTGAGATGAGCATTATGAAGTCCTTTCGTTATCTTGTTGTGCCAACTTCCAGGTAGTCGGTAGTACCGGATCCTTCGGTCTAAAAGTGGTTCCATAAACAGTGGTATTATCCAACCCTATCATATGTCATGTAgtcgataaaagagggacgaatgatACCGTAAGGACAttaaaaaaagtagaaaattAACTGGCAACATAATAGCATcacaaaaagatttttaaaaaaatacattatataaaCCACAACATAGTAAACTAAAGCCTGAGCAAAGCGTTGTTCTTGTACAGGGTACGTTGTCAGCTTCTGAGTATTTTTACAATAATGGAAACTACAAGTATTATTTCTGATTACAGGACAAATCACTGCCATTATATCTGATTTCAAAATCTTTAGCTTACCATCCATCTCCTACTGCATTGGAAATAAAGGAAagaaaaggtgttttttttccaaaaactgaatttaaaaaataaaaccatataacTCTGAAAATAAACTTAACAGAtataccaggattcaaattttcaaaagttcaaagttgaagagcattacgGACCAAAACTTCCTAaaatgtttgccaaatacagctaagctaATCTTTTCCTGTGGTAGAAAAACCTCATAAGttccaaaattcaaagttttgcaaacagttgatttataataatAACCAAATCAATGATAATGCTTGTCACCACagaattgctgactactgggcatgggcttgtgataccctcggatAATAAAAACGCCAACAGCAGTGGTTGAAAATAAAttgatcatagataccagggtgtaaatttaactctaaaatttataaaaatcaaaagggagaaGGTTAATCCGTACAAAGTGCTATCGAGTTAACACTTTTTATACGATTTGAAATGAgataactttatatatatataaaagataaagcaTATCTACTTCCGGATGGCTAATGAGAAGCAGATAACTTTTTCCATGATGTTGTTTAAGTTTAGAATGTATAATTATGTCAGAAATAAGTCATCTGGACAGGTCATCACATGATACTaaaatatcattttgtgaaaTTAGATACCAATACAACGTTACTTACATTCATTTCATAAACAACTGTATTGACTCTGGTCGAAAGTTGAATCCAGGCAGTAATATGTGATATATTGCCATCACTTGACATCCGTCAACGTCTGTCGTTTTCCGTCTTTTTACAGCTGCTTCCCGTTTCCATAACATTTATCTAAAGAATATACTCACCTGAAACTACTAAGCAAAACTTACCTAAATTAAACATTAGGTTAAGAAACACTGTAAAAGTTAAATTGTAAACTGCTAAAATGTTCATCACAATAAattcacaaataagttaacatggcCGAATTAGTCAATCGGTTGCTGATCTTCCtcttgaaataatatttaaatgtatttttgcaTCTTTGCAGAAACTATGACTATTAGAGAGTAACTTTTGAAAGCAAAAATGTCGCTATAATAGAATCCAAACCCAAAATATTCAACAAACCCCAGATCTCAAGTTGTCGtccttgattttttttcaatgtgttTTGTAACATCGAATTTTAATCACACAAAATATGTATGTTCATGACAGTCCTGAAGCACAGCAGGCCACTGGGCTATTAATACTATCGAAAACTTACAGTTAACCAGCTGATTTTTAAGGAGTTATTTGCCATGTATGATAATTTTtccatttcttaattttttcaaaGAATCCAACATGACCGATGTGTCAATTGATTCCTTTTAGGACTTGTTGTCCTTGAAATGTTAATTTAGATTTACTATGTTTAGCTTTTTTTACGGAAATAATAACAGAAGAGGGATGAAAAAGAAGCGGATAGCATCGAATATAGGtaatatatattcaaagtatAACACCTAAAACAGATGCCGAGTTGTTTTTCGATTATACAATGGAATATAAATACAGATTATAAGACTAGTTTTAATCACTTAGGTTTATAGTTTTAACGTAGATTTTGAAATGATCACTTCATCGGACGGCGTCTAGGTGATGAAGAAAGCTCGTATTTTCTTTTTGGTGAAAAATGTCTCTTTTATAACCCATCAACTTTTTAAATTACAGCTGTGGTATTGAACATAACTGTAAGGTAAATTCCGATATTAACGAGTGTCTTGTGGTTTTCTTTGGAAAAAGTAAGAAATTTTTACTTGTCTTTGATAGAACATAATTTTGTATGGAACTGTGTAGATCTGAATCAGATGCTTGAGGACAGATCTGTATATAGCCAAAAGCATAATATTCCAGGTGCTATTTATTATGTGGCATTCAATGTTAATAAACTACATGCAGCTTGGAGTTTGTTTGATTGAAACTCGTGAGAATTATACTTGCTAATCATTCTCATAAATGTtaattgtaaatataatgaaaaatatatcatgttgtattttgatttaattatttaatataaaaacatagaCATAATAtgatatttcatttgaaaatgttCGTATTTCatttaagtttaataaaagaTCATGACAAGCGatgcaaaatattttattcagatttgAAAGAGAAGAAAACATATACATAAACTAATGTTTAAAAATCTTATTATAGAATTAAGATACACAATGCACCATTTTATGGTGTAAATCAAATCAACTGTAAATAAAATGGTTACGTTTTAGTAAGCGAATATTCGTGTGTTCAAAATTCCAATGACACTGAAACAAATGTTTGAATATCGTGTTTTGAATTGTGTTTTACCTATATTGTCATTTgttgttaataaaaattattttgaaaataagccAATTACTTGTGACACAATTTAGGACCATATGAGTACTTGGACTATCGACAAGTCTGTGAAGATATTCAAAACCGTCAATCTGTAATCTAATGGGAAAAAAGGGGATTGGTATAAAAGTAACTGTTTTTATTATACCACAACCTGTTTTCACAAGTCATCATCAAATTGTGTCCCGCTCtagtaatatttatatataaagtttaaCATAATTTCACAGATCTCTAATAAGGTGAGTGTGTTCTAATCACGAGCGTCAAATTATAGAACACATCATATGTATGATAGAAgaataatcatataaaataaacgATAAAATCAATTGAATATCAGTGTCCATTAGAGATTTTTCTTTATGCTAAAAACAAATTACacgataaaataaatcatttatttaatatcaGCCCTTGTAGTTCATGTTCTTGTTTGGTGATATCTTGAATTCAAACTATGAAACAAATTATATCATTAATGTAAACTCAGCAATCACACTGCAACATCTATGATATACATAGCATTGACGATTAAAATTACAACAGTAATGAATATACCGCTTACGATGTCAATCTCCTTTCCGACATCGGTCCATTTAATTTCCTCACCGTTTTCCTTTTCACtatattttcccttttttataCTACAACAACACATCTTACAGCGTACTATTCTTGAAACATTTACAAATCCCCGCATACACTGAGTGACTGGGTATTCACCCTCCCGATGATAATATCGTGAGCTTAAAATAACCATCATAACAATGAAAGCACTAATGCTAACATCGGCAAATAGAAGAATAGATAATGAAGACAATCGGGGAATTGAAGTTGCGGGAAGATTTTCAGATGAAATAGTCAAGAAAACTGCGATTGCCAAAAGAACAGTTACAGCATATCCAACTCTTTCTCCGCTTTCTGGTggaagtaaaaacacaaaaatgtttaaaataatcatcACACTAATTGGGAGAATCAGATTAAGAACGAAAAACATGGGATGGCGTTTAAGTAACATTGAAAATGTTATGAGTTGAAGGTCTTCTCGTTTTGTAACACTTGATTCAATAAATTCCCATGTTTTTTGTGGATTTAACAAATCGTGCACAACATAGTCGAAAATTGGTACAACGGATATTTCCTCATTTGTATATCCCCATGGTAATATCTCAAGATTGCAAATCTGTGCATCGAATGGATACCTCGAAACGTCGGCATTACAGAATACCTCATAATTATCTCCAGTGGTCCATGTAACAACACCGTTACTCTGTACTCTTATCACATTTTCGTCTCTATAGATTAACTTTACACCATCATATGAATTTCCAATAATAAAAGATGGTTTCCAAATTATATGCTCTTGGAGAGTAAATTGTTCGATTCCGTTTTCTGTGCTATTCCAAGGTATAGTCTGATCAACCCAACTTATATTAAAGTATCCGGTTAAACTTAATTTTCCCTCAACTTCATTAAATTCCTTgatatatattaaatgaaaaaacaaataaatatccaCTTTCGATTTATGGTCAAGGACTGGTCGCAAATTTATGTTTTTACCACCGGTTATATTTTTGAAGAACTCGTCAAAATTCCTATAAGATATCGAATAACTTTCTCTCAAAAATGATACTAGTATTATCAAAATTACTACACATCCACCATTTTGGATCTTCATTTTTCCAACTTATACTTGGAGTTTATCTGTCAATTAAAGAACATTAACATTTGATCAAGAATTCTACTTAACGAATATATTGTGTATTTTGGATTtgttacattatatatttattcacaaAATCTGTTTGTTTCATTTCACTTCAAGAGGCCAAGCTTTTCATATTGTGTTCGTTTTTTGTTACAACAAGCACAGCACAACAAACGGCATCCTATTTAATTAGATGTTGCAGTATATGGTAATTCTTATTCTAATTCCTCTGTGTTAAGCATTGTTTACAAAAACATTACAGCAGCCACGTGTGTATTTAAAAAAGCAATGAGCGAAAGACTATTGTCTTTATTGAAGATGATTTATTCAATCTGAgctatttgttttaatttttggatCGTTTCAATAGATGTATACGTTATTCACGAAAACTAAGgttttggttttataaaacaatCTGCAGTTTTAATGAAACATGTTAGTGTGTATCAACCATTATACGGCCCTTATCtcttatattttgaaaaagataCACCCTGCATATGAAAATCTATTTTCAgtgaatttaatattttcatgaagAATCGTTGACTAATTTTTATGTCTAAATCATATCGTCAATCAACCAACAAGTAAGACTGATGCAATCTTTATATTGCAAAAGCAAGCATTTAGAATAGTTCAATATTTTGTCCAGttattgatttaaacaaaaagaaCCTATTTATGATATTTTACATCAATACAGAAATGCTGACTAACATAGCCGTGTCATCATCCTGGAACGAAATTTCCACTGGTTAGAAATGGACCTAGTTGTTGTAAAATTTATTCAAGTCTACATAATATCAACCAAAACTGTTGGACGGAGAAGTCAATATGAAGTTGAAAAGTATTGAAACGCTTAACTTTTAAAAAGTTCTGCAAAATACGAATAATACTTTTGAAGTAGGAAAACATCAAAATTTcgaatattttcatatatttaaatagTGATTTTTAGGAAATTAACCTATCAATTATATTCCATATCAACACAGGAACAGCAGGCTACGTTGCTAGTGATACCATGGGAGGCTAATCATAAACCAAGTAATTTGCAGCTTCTATGTATATGTAAATGAAAAGGTAGACCTTGAAATAatagaaatgcatatcaaaaGATATTGTAACAAAAATCAGACCTTTACGAAGAAATGCATAAAAAATAGTATCGCATACATATATCAGGGTAATTATTGTAATGCACTGGACACGAAATTTGACATGTTGAGTTTAGACACAGGGCACAAAAAGTATTGAATATGCATCAACTATTTGCCACTACACATTAAGTACTGGCATCGGTACCTGTTATATCTATACATTTACTCATTATAAAATGTGTCTGGAGAACTCATATGGACATGGATAAATGCTAAACTGCCGTTTTTACACCGCAAATTGTACTCTGCATGCAAACAAAGCACTGCATCTGAACATTTTAAAAGCAAGGCATAAGAGTTCAAATGCATGTTATGCTACAGAAGATACCGCTgagcactattttttttttacagcatcagacatttttaatagatttttatcaaattgagaaaggaaatggggaatgtttcaaagcgacaacaacccgaccatagagcagacaacatatagtttgttcttatgttggaTTGTTACGCAACTGTCATAAACTATTTTGTCATAAACAAGAACGATCGTTCTCTATATTgaaatagattgatatgttttcatAGCAAAACAAACGatatgttttttctcattgttgaaggtcgtatggttatttataatttttaacatgCACTTCATTTATACGTTGGTGGATCGTTGTGTCATTAGCAACTCATATAACATCTCTTCATTTGTATATAAGAAAGAGTTAGCGTGGAGAACCGGATGATCCTTGGGGATTATATGCACGTCTTAAACAATGAAATCTACAAGTTCGTTAATAATTAATGATcaacaaaaaaactaattattaattattaaaaaaaaatattttaagaatgaaTAGACTTACCTTTAATGCGTTTCTGGGTGGGTTTTTAAGAACGTTGTCGTTATGTTCAAAGAGGTAAATACACTTTATCATTTATAAACTGCTAAATAGTTACATAAAATGCTACACTATTTCAACAATCATATATCCACCATATTGAAATCCCTTTTGTTTAGTGATCAGTTTAAATGGATTGAAAAAGAATAAAGCGTTAACATCATTTGAGCTTTGGTATTATAGATACtttcaataaaatgtcattacatttttttaacttatttgaacGGTTATCTACCTATTGTTTTAATGCATTGCGGAGGAACCATTGACTTGAAtcgaatttattttaaaatcaaccCAATCTGTTTTTTAAATCTTCACATATGTCATTATGAAATGGATGCTAATTGTATAGACAACAACCTTTTAAGAGAATAATTGATCCAGTTACGTGTTATCAAATGCATCCATCATGTTGTAAAAGGTGAATTCTTAATTACTTAGTCGTAGTttggtctttatttttttttttaaattatgaaacgAGAATTGTTCATTTATAATTTAAAGGTTAAACATGGAGTTTCAACCTCACTCCAAAGTAAATGATAGATTCGATTATTTGTAATATGCTATAATTAATTTCAAGATACTAGTTCAATAGCATAAATTCAGATCATTGATGTATTTAGTAGGAACAACTATGTAAACAGTACGTAAAAGTCCGTCCCGTACCAAATCTTAAGCTTTAGGATTTGTCTACCAAATTATGGTTGGTCCCGGACTTACTTAAATGAACTATACGATTCTATTCTCTGAACGGTGCACGATGTCTTAGCTAACATAACATTTTACCTGTAATTCCCATTTAAAAAATCCAAAACGACACAGTACCATACCTAATTGATATCACCTTCTCGAGTTCATTCTAAATGTGttggtaaaatgtaaaattttgtcccaaaggtaaaaaattaagtctaacaaaaaaaaacgtgtatcaatcaaaacagaaattttaTATGTTGTGTACCCAAATACTAGTTTAACTCGGGTTATTATACTATTTCAGTGAAATGGACGCAacactaaactctgaaacataaCAATGtactaaatttttattttaaatacacaTGCTAACAAAGATAAccaattttatttgttaattgaaAATTAggcggaataaaataatttaagacagcagagaagataattctgttttaattggttGTTATTaaccgacttaaataaaagagtgagctattaatactgtaaatgtatgatgtctctagtctggtcaaagggtcagactgtcctacttaattaaacgatatattgttgaaattagataacatgttttcacgtgcagagaaatttcacttGTGACCAATGCATGATTGGATTTCATCTTTCTAattggtcaatgatcttgcgggtcagcacgagttcacgtgtaagtgcATTGTACccacttccttttatcatcagcatttgatgtgttaacttgtgattcttatcaaacaatttgttcaaaattcccACCAACATACCTCCCTTAATGTTATCTTTTGAAGTAGATatgtaacaattcaaacgagaaaactgacggccttatttatatataaaaaaagaaggaaaaacaaataggtagcacataaacaaacggcaaccactatttttttatatttattttattttatcaaaacacaatacataatcatgataatatacaaAGGTATATAAAGTGTTCTTTACAATGCAGGTAATACCATTACAGATAATCATAATTAAGTGAATTTTAATACTTCTTATAATTACTTATTCTTAAGAACAGTTTGAGTTTTCTGTTGCAAACTAAtttgtctatgttttgttttatttctatagtaaaattttgaagaagaaaaaacaattgatagagaaaaataaaagaaaaaaatcaaaaaattgtcaaaagaataacaaaaacaaatcaaacaaaaaaacaaatacaagtttgaattttttgggaaaaaaagaaGAATTGGTAATCTGTGGTTTGCTCTTTATATTACTGCCATTATATGATTTCTGATTCAAGAAAGATGGAAAGTAAAGAGCcagatttataagttttattagcaaatttaaaaacaaaagtctcATGTATTTGTGTGATTGTTCTCAGTATAAACACAGAAAGTGCCAGCTATTCCATTCTCTCTCAAACTGTTCTTggctatatttttttcagtacagtACAGATCATTTAACTTATGTTTGAGTGCCTGAAGTGATAGAACTTTTTTTCAAACATCgacttgaataaatataatatttaatacagAGCAATATCTTATTTTGTACAATACAGTTTCTAACATCAAAAATACCGAATACAAAAGTCTTACAATTATAGTTAAGTGTTACATGTGCTGTAGATGAAGTCCATGTATCAAAATTTTCTAACAAAATTTGTACTTCTTCACATTTCCACAATAAGTGTATAATGGTTTCTGGTTATATATTACAAAAAGTACTAAGAGGGCTATGTACAAGTTTTATCTTTTCCAGGAAATGATTAGTAGTCAAAACTAAGTGGTTTATCCTGTATCGGAACCACTGTGCTCTACTATTTGTAGTAGTTTTAAATGGAAGTGCATAAATGAGTTTCATTTCATCATTAGTGACACCAAACTTTTccataattttcattttatttgatgGTTCCGTAAGATTTTTTCTCAATATGAGGTACATATCTTGAGaaccttttttatgtttaaaaaaaatcttgatattaTTAGGAATGCTTGGGTAACAATTCTTAATTGGAGATGTAGcatttttaacaaaatgttgtGAATACTGTTCAACACAACTGATTAAGCCATAATATTTCAGAAAATCTGTACGTATTTGATACACCTTCTGGAATTCAGCTAGAGAAAAAAATTCTCCGGCTTCATCTAATAAATCATTTACAATGTGTACACCTTTGTCATACCAGTCTTTGTAGAAAACAAcatcattttctatttcaattttcTCATTAAACCATAAAggcatattgaaaaaatattcccatgtatattcaatatttaatgcAACAATTTCTTTCCAGGTACTCAAAACATCTTTCCAAAATGGATTTGTGCATACATTCAtacttttttctatgtttttgacACCTGTATTTTCTAATAAGTCAGAATCAATCCCATAGAAAGCAAGAgtttcctgt
It includes:
- the LOC139512397 gene encoding acetylcholine receptor subunit delta-like; this translates as MKIQNGGCVVILIILVSFLRESYSISYRNFDEFFKNITGGKNINLRPVLDHKSKVDIYLFFHLIYIKEFNEVEGKLSLTGYFNISWVDQTIPWNSTENGIEQFTLQEHIIWKPSFIIGNSYDGVKLIYRDENVIRVQSNGVVTWTTGDNYEVFCNADVSRYPFDAQICNLEILPWGYTNEEISVVPIFDYVVHDLLNPQKTWEFIESSVTKREDLQLITFSMLLKRHPMFFVLNLILPISVMIILNIFVFLLPPESGERVGYAVTVLLAIAVFLTISSENLPATSIPRLSSLSILLFADVSISAFIVMMVILSSRYYHREGEYPVTQCMRGFVNVSRIVRCKMCCCSIKKGKYSEKENGEEIKWTDVGKEIDIVSGIFITVVILIVNAMYIIDVAV